One window of the Rhizobiaceae bacterium genome contains the following:
- a CDS encoding ABC transporter permease — protein sequence MLRYILWRIAVMVPTLILISILVFTIIELPPGDYFESYAAELRAQGENADMDKLNQLRAEYGFDKPAYIRYFYWVGGMLQGDFGYSFEYELPVSDVVGDRMWLTVLVSFVTIVFTWLIAFPIGMYSATHQYSWGDYGLTFLGLIGIAIPNFMLALILMYFANIWFGMSIGHLMDQQYMDQPMSWAKAKSIIDHLWIPVIIVGTAGTAGMIRRLRANLLDELQKQYVVTARAKGLHPFRTLVKYPLRMALNFFVSDIGSILPAIISGAEITAIVLSLETTGPMLIKALQSQDMYLAGSFLMFLAFLTVIGVLISDLALALLDPRIRLAGGSTK from the coding sequence GTGCTGCGATACATCCTCTGGCGCATCGCCGTGATGGTGCCGACGCTGATACTGATCTCCATCCTGGTCTTCACCATCATCGAGCTTCCGCCCGGCGATTATTTCGAGAGCTACGCCGCCGAACTGCGCGCCCAGGGCGAAAACGCCGACATGGACAAGCTGAACCAGCTTCGTGCCGAGTACGGTTTCGACAAACCGGCCTATATCCGCTACTTCTACTGGGTCGGCGGCATGCTGCAGGGCGATTTCGGCTATTCGTTCGAATACGAGCTGCCGGTGTCGGACGTGGTCGGCGACCGCATGTGGCTGACCGTTCTGGTGTCCTTCGTCACCATCGTCTTCACCTGGCTCATCGCCTTTCCCATCGGCATGTATTCCGCCACGCACCAGTATAGCTGGGGCGACTACGGCCTGACCTTCCTCGGCCTGATCGGCATCGCCATCCCTAACTTCATGCTGGCGCTGATCCTGATGTATTTCGCCAACATCTGGTTCGGCATGTCGATCGGGCACCTGATGGACCAGCAATATATGGACCAGCCGATGAGCTGGGCGAAGGCCAAGTCCATCATCGACCATCTGTGGATTCCGGTCATCATCGTCGGCACGGCGGGCACCGCCGGCATGATCCGGCGGCTGCGCGCCAACCTGCTCGACGAATTGCAGAAGCAATATGTCGTGACCGCGCGCGCCAAGGGCCTGCATCCGTTCCGCACGCTGGTGAAATATCCGCTCAGGATGGCGCTGAACTTCTTCGTCTCGGACATCGGCTCGATCCTGCCGGCGATCATTTCCGGAGCCGAGATCACGGCCATCGTGCTGTCGCTCGAAACGACCGGGCCGATGCTCATCAAGGCCTTGCAGAGCCAGGACATGTATCTCGCCGGCTCGTTCCTGATGTTCCTCGCCTTCCTGACCGTCATCGGCGTGC